From Schizosaccharomyces pombe strain 972h- genome assembly, chromosome: II, the proteins below share one genomic window:
- the pmc4 gene encoding mediator complex subunit Med4 has product MEYQRAIDSIEECLNKQLRLSSEKVDQYVLIENWTSLVGHLKTLHSLISNYTNGRELQNEISSLLKQDKELDLQIQDCMREMTSIYDTHLPKTVSGRKRQKVNAETLLDYGRKLSKFSSAPPGYNPETGQDAKAPVHYPWPSEDQMRKTLLFQFSTSMVPNLSATASQLFSEQPPKTNEPTETETEIDANKAVEEKTKMNYPASPTFTTQEENKEVESPANKDVFAGFDLFDPEMEEDF; this is encoded by the coding sequence ATGGAATATCAAAGAGCCATTGATTCTATTGAAGAATGTCTCAATAAACAGTTAAGACTGTCATCCGAAAAGGTTGACCAATATGTACTAATAGAAAACTGGACCTCATTAGTAGGCCACTTGAAAACCTTACACTCTTTAATATCAAATTACACAAATGGTAGAGAAttacaaaatgaaattagTTCTTTGCTGAAGCAGGATAAGGAACTGGATTTACAAATTCAAGACTGCATGAGAGAAATGACCTCAATTTATGATACCCATCTTCCAAAAACAGTGTCGGGGAGAAAACGACAAAAAGTTAATGCTGAAACACTCCTTGATTATGGTAGAAAACTTTCCAAGTTTTCCTCTGCACCTCCTGGGTACAATCCCGAGACGGGTCAAGATGCAAAAGCTCCTGTGCATTATCCTTGGCCATCGGAGGACCAGATGCGAAAAACTCTGTTGTTTCAGTTTTCAACTAGCATGGTTCCAAATTTATCGGCTACAGCGTCCCAATTATTTTCTGAACAGCCTCCAAAGACGAACGAGCCAACGGAAACAGAAACAGAAATTGATGCGAACAAAGCcgttgaagaaaaaactaaaatgAATTATCCTGCCTCTCCAACATTCACTACGCAAgaggaaaataaagaagtaGAATCGCCAGCTAATAAGGATGTCTTTGCAGGATTTGATCTTTTTGATCCAGAAATGGAAGAAGATTTTTGA
- the pci2 gene encoding TREX/TREX2 complex subunit Pci2: MSLNDFLQTLSNAVGEKNSNTLEKCIILDPSEPSFQQLSKTLFLDRKGKNKLNGTIQKEFGRIRGWKELVTTYFEYVENAASSPDQRKWELLQNLYSNLTTCFSHIDGAWLCTIVKRVSKLYVKLSLQLDTSTPTLEDSFDGNGFIQRKYVSDASRNVLRTFNSILSDRQQNINPSKKDAIFCIANLLCLLYFRLKQIRLCQTIQANVISSGADISRATMAELVTFRYYLGRCHLYQRKIHQAKDHLLFSFLQCPDECYHQKRLSLIYLTTCLLILGKSPTKGLLEKYKLTAAFEPLIKALKSGDIKSFRLSLEDNSRRKWFIKRGIYLTLLDRCEIILWRNLFRKVFLFTFEQSQKTPHVSGSYLLTAARLSTNDNSYDMDDVECICVSLIDQGYIKGYIIHASSTLVLKKDPSFGFSVIESLMPIARNDHAEKEFFHANA; this comes from the exons ATGTCCTTAAATGACTTTCTGCAAACTTTGAGTAACGCTGTTGGAGAGAAAAACTCCAATACGTTGGAGAAATGTATTATTTTAGATCCATCAGAGCCCTCGTTTCAACAGCTCAGtaaaactctttttttg GATAGAAAGGGGAAAAATAAGTTAAACGGAACCattcaaaaagaatttgGAAGAATAAGAGGTTGGAAGGAATTGGTAACTACCTATTTTGAGTACGTTGAAAATGCTGCATCTTCTCCTGATCAACGAAAATGGGAATTGTTACAAAACTTGTATAg TAACTTGACAACTTGCTTCTCCCATATCGATGGAGCATGGTTGTGTACAATTGTAAAACGCGTTTCAAAGCTTTATGTAAAGCTCTCCCTTCAGCTAGATACATCTACACCTACTTTAGAAGATTCTTTTGATGGTAATGGGTTCATACAGAGGAAATACGTGAGCGATGCATCTAGGAACGTCTTACGAACGTTCAATAGTATACTGAGTGATCGTCAACAAAACATTAACCCTTCGAAGAAGGATGCGATATTCTGTATTGCCAATTTACTTTGTTTACTATATTTTCGCTTAAAGCAAATTCGTCTTTGCCAAACTATTCAAGCTAATGTCATCTCTTCGGGTGCCGATATTTCTCGCGCTACAATGGCGGAATTAGTAACGTTTCGTTATTATTTAGGAAGGTGTCATCTTTATCAACGCAAAATTCATCAGGCAAAGGACCATCTACTTTTTTCGTTTCTTCAGTGCCCTGATGAGTGTTATCATCAAAAAAG GCTTTCTCTAATCTATCTTACAACGTGTTTACTTATATTAGGAAAATCGCCAACAAAAGGGctattagaaaaatacaaattgaCTGCAGCATTCGAACCTTTAATAAAAGCTTTGAAAAGTGGTGATATCAAGTCGTTCAGATTATCTTTGGAGGACAATTCCAGGAGGAAATGGTTTATCAAACGAGGAATATATCTAACTTTATTGGATAGATGTGAAATCATCCTGTGGAGGAATTTATTTAGAAAGGT gtttctttttacttttgagCAAAGCCAAAAAACCCCGCACGTATCTGGTTCTTACTTGTTAACCGCGGCCCGTTTAAGTACAAATGATAACTCATATGACATGGACGATGTCGAATGTATCTGTGTTTCTCTAATTGACCAAGGATATATTAAAGGTTATATCATTCATGCATCATCAACTTTAGTCCTTAAAAAAGACCCATCGTTCGGTTTTTCTGTAATAGAGAGCCTTATGCCCATAGCAAGGAATGATCACGcagaaaaggaattttttcatgCTAACGCATAA
- the emp70 gene encoding EMP70 family endosomal transport protein Emp70: MLLPSIPSCSFSFVVFVSVLLQTCFSFQLTPLSPKNYPPGASIDTTVNTISPFIGDGRGSDIFNYEYYDERFHFCRPENIAKQSESLGSVLFGDRLYNSPIEIKMLENQDCVPLCASIIPSSDVSFIRDLISKNYVVNWNIDNLPVATYLEGTNSKNYSLSPGFPLGKNTEKGVILFNHYDIVIEYHTTSSDQHRVVGAYVKPVSKESTLVDGNPVCSSSSNPQYLPEGADLTLVTSYSVSWKYSDTPWATRWDKYMHIESRQIRWIFIIHSAIIDTFLIFVVSIILYRTLNRDINKYNSAFVDQEDVQEDFGWKLVHGDVFRPPRRPMLFSILLGTGAQLLFMSSGIVLFAIFGIVAPSRRGSLATATVALFIISGFVSGYVSALSYKLMQGMLRKRNLLLTPFVVPGFMLAAALFFNMVFWSKSSSSTVPFSSWLLLIFLYLLFTVPLSFVGSLIGFRSREFVPPVRTNQIPRQIPSHSIWLSSFPSAIIGGSIPFLVILIELFSILDSLWFHPLYFMFGFSFFCFGILVTTCIMVSIITVYFQLCSENYNWWWRSFITPGFCGIYVFIFSVFYWFFKISSSSLATAVLYFGYSLLISVLVFFLCGSVGFFGAFLFVNKIYASIKID, translated from the exons ATGCTTTTACCTAGTATTCCCTCGTGTTCATTTAGCTTTGTTGTTTTCGTTTCCGTTCTTCTCCAAACCTGTTTTAGTTTTCAATTAACTCCCTTAAGTCCGAAAAACTATCCTCCCGGTGCTTCAATTGATACAACTGTCAATACCATTTCACCATTTATTGGAGATGGACGGGGTTCTGACATCTTTAATTATGAAT ACTACGATGAGCGTTTCCACTTCTGTCGACCAGAGAATATCGCAAAACAATCTGAGTCACTTGGAAGTGTGCTTTTTGGCGACCGTCTCTACAACTCTCCcattgaaataaaaatgcttGAAAACCAGGATTGTGTTCCCTTGTGTGCCTCGATAATTCCCAGTTCAGATGTCAGTTTTATTAGAGATTTAATCTCCAAAAACTACGTTGTTAACTGGAACATAGATAATCTGCCCGTAGCAACATATTTAGAAGGGACTAACTCAAAGAACTACTCATTATCGCCAGGCTTTCCATTAGGCAAGAATACGGAGAAGGGAGTAATTCTATTCAATCATTATGATATAGTTATAGAATATCATACGACATCTAGTGACCAACACCGTGTTGTGGGTGCTTATGTAAAACCTGTCTCAAAGGAGTCTACTTTAGTTGATGGAAACCCAGTTTGTTCTTCGTCTTCAAATCCACAGTATTTACCGGAAGGAGCTGATCTTACTCTCGTGACCTCTTACTCAGTCTCTTGGAAATATTCCGATACTCCATGGGCTACCCGATGGGACAAATATATGCACATTGAATCTAGGCAAATTCGATGGATCTTTATTATCCATTCCGCAATTATTGACacatttctaatttttgtggtttctattattttgtaCAGAACGCTAAATCGTgacattaataaatataatagcGCCTTTGTCGATCAAGAAGATGTTCAAGAAGATTTTGGTTGGAAGCTAGTTCATGGTGATGTATTTCGTCCACCTCGTAGACCCATGCTATTTTCTATCCTTTTAGGGACTGGTGCACAACTTCTTTTTATGAGCTCTGGTATCGTTttatttgcaatttttgGCATTGTTGCACCCTCTCGTCGTGGAAGTTTAGCTACAGCAACGGTGGCCTTATTCATTATATCAGGTTTCGTTTCTGGTTATGTATCTGCATTATCCTACAAACTGATGCAAGGTATGCTTAGAAAGCGAAATCTTCTGTTAACTCCTTTTGTCGTACCTGGTTTTATGCTTGCGGCAgctcttttctttaacatGGTATTTTGGAGTAAAAGTTCATCATCAACTGTACCCTTTTCAAGCTGGCTTCTACTCATTTTCCTGTATCTATTGTTTACTGTACCATTAAGCTTTGTCGGTTCTTTAATCGGCTTTCGTTCTCGAGAGTTCGTCCCACCTGTTAGGACAAACCAAATCCCTCGTCAAATTCCATCTCATAGTATTTGGCTTTCGAGTTTTCCTAGTGCGATTATCGGTGGATCTATACCATTCCTCGTAATCCTTATTGAATTGTTTTCTATCCTTGACAGTTTATGGTTTCACCCATTGTATTTCATGTTCGGTTTCTCGTTCTTTTGCTTCGGTATTTTAGTAACCACTTGTATCATGGTTTCCATTATCACTGTTTATTTCCAATTGTGTTCCGAAAACTACAACTGGTGGTGGCGCTCTTTCATAACACCTGGATTTTGTGGAATCTatgtatttatattttcagtATTTTActggttttttaaaatctcaTCATCTTCCCTTGCTACTGCCGTTCTTTATTTCGGCTATAGTTTACTGATTTCTGTTTTGGTATTTTTCTTATGTGGATCGGTTGGTTTCTTTGGCGCCTTTCTCTttgttaacaaaatttatgcGTCCATTAAAATTGATTGA
- the ubc15 gene encoding ubiquitin-conjugating enzyme Ubc15 yields the protein MPSSASEQLLRKQLKEIQKNPPQGFSVGLVDDKSIFEWEVMIIGPEDTLYEGGFFHATLSFPQDYPLMPPKMKFTTEIWHPNVHPNGEVCISILHPPGDDKYGYEDAGERWLPVHSPETILISVISMLSSPNDESPANIDAAKEFRENPQEFKKRVRRLVRRSIEMI from the exons ATGCCTTCTTCTGCTAGTGAACAACTTCTTCGAAAACAACTAAAG gaaattcaaaaaaatcctcCACAGGGTTTTAGCGTTGGTTTAGTCGATGATAAATCCATTTTTGAATGGGAAGTTATGATCATTGGACCAGAAGATACATTATATGAAGGTGGTTTTTTCCATGCAACATTATCGTTTCCTCAA GATTATCCTCTGATGCCTCCAAAGATGAAG TTCACAACGGAAATTTGGCACCCTAATGTTCATCCGAATGGCGAAGTTTGCATATCGATTCTTCACCCACCAGGAGATGACAAGTATGGATACGAGGATGCTGGAGAACGTTGGCTTCCGGTACACTCTCCGGAAACCATATTGATTAGTGTAATTTCCATGCTTTCTTCCCCTAATGATGAGTCCCCTGCCAATATAGATGCTGCCAAGGAATTTCGAGAAAATC CACAAGAATTTAAGAAAAGAGTTCGTCGACTTGTTCGCAGGTCAATTGAAATGATTTGA
- the rav1 gene encoding RAVE complex subunit Rav1 gives MPLAFTNPGTPLKRTAAYDNVQWNQNRILTFGTRYTVLIIVNNYESYQNIQFGESIGAVALDQRTGFLAIAHGQVLDIYKPADSLKWTHHYNYITQLSEDITQLSWGYNFDLLLCASSYTKLINFSEDKPRLVWSQNRISDSFLSSTISSDACFIASIETKNPLAKVWQRTSPQGTVSSCDDFSYLVHPCRVRFSQWSKHLHPDASGSTPFLSTVGYDNVLRIWQVGSRFGSQLMHLSCFLNLRKYYKSDQPPYCCFIDKDDFTIALAHAISRHSGQVHKDRILNRLLALASGQPHIFLLFTFECLYIFSLVIDQETLSSFELINQVPTNFPKGALQPDGFIPIYRTSKHEFYDYNIILFFQNSAREYMFSLTDFFYSDFELRVSYDFYGHDYPIKSLTRTSNGHGIVSRDVNRICMFQSYISQDGKNQLICRFRLLLGESDFILPLYAGEYAAVLNLNSLKLWHCNEAIPPTLLCTCRQVPTSPIITFFILPVQNNDNSALCALTEGGHAWFWSVSNEAHDGSAVLRFIDRVNFTKNLNIASAVDVMGWSSTLNLSSLSSFDQEVFQSISKDGLLQTWMARVLGDDKAEISEISKVQTSIKSATMIKGSTSKKVAVVSENNRRLSIFDTRSSEFSEKEEFSSVFDDYGPINDLDWTSTPNSHSILAVGFLHDVILLCQNRRSYMNDIPCWSRIRRYNLLEYTNSLISDSSWLDNGTLVTAIGNGLFYFDNSLPEDQSLLFPASLKRSAKNIFDLAYQLNGILPVFHPQLLQQLLLRNQPFLFTNILLRFYLCLKDDVDMHFLLNMDCSEFYCCDEEISKDLLIKSLSQNSAEILNPAELDFEETSVSKHLGLYIDEMIKKLTALLKVKKVKTLTRSSQFLLLNLIEAFNKARALRDSLDLNGKRYCIMLNQYVLSKHQRQLTSLPTREMAWAFHSSNKAVLLDHTKKLHGKPLLWNAVEEYAIPFWLNEQLLKDVFLELSRNHYAEIDDRNPENVSLYHIALHKINVFRDLWRLASWHKESARTVKLLSNDFSKKKWKVVASKNAFALLSKHRYFYASAFFLLADSCYDAAKVCIRNLKSISLAIAMTRVYEGDDGPTLKRLINEYVLPLAVSQNDRWLTNWSFTILKQEKKALQSLVSPIRSLVSDNDFIQLYTSDKNDQEIHENKDSQRNSTNEPVRNKFPSDDPAFILLYECLRSSNVQIDESLEYRFVLHNANVYCQLGCDLIALGLLRNWKFQKNPATAHLETEDYMVTDKQSAVEKTHDSPKLGKTLMGQDIRPTPDDVPEFNESAFSFE, from the exons ATGCCTCTGGCATTCACAAATCCCGGTACACCTCTAAAACGTACAGCTGCCTACGACAATGTACAATGGAACCAAAATCGAATATTA ACATTTGGAACTCGCTATACCGTATTAATTATTGTAAATAACTACGAATCTTATCAAAATATACAATTTGGAGAGTCTATTGGTGCAGTGGCTTTGGACCAACGTACGGGGTTTCTAGCAATAGCACATGGACAAGTTTTGGATATTTATAAGCCCGCCGATTCTTTGAAATGGACTCATCATTACAATTATATAACTCAGCTTTCTGAAGATATTACTCAACTATCTTGGGGATACAATTTTGATCTGTTGCTTTGTGCTTCGTCATACACTAAACTTATAAATTTCTCTGAAGACAAACCCAGGTTGGTTTGGTCGCAGAACAGAATCTCGGATTCATTCCTTAGTAGCACTATTTCTTCCGATGCTTGTTTTATAGCTTCTAtcgaaacaaaaaatccaCTTGCTAAAGTTTGGCAGCGAACATCTCCTCAAGGTACAGTTAGCTCATGTGATGATTTCAGCTATCTTGTTCATCCTTGTCGCGTAAGGTTTTCCCAATGGTCTAAACACCTTCATCCGGACGCCAGTGGATCGACTCCCTTCCTGAGTACGGTAGGCTATGATAACGTTCTAAGAATTTGGCAAGTTGGTAGCCGATTTGGTTCTCAATTAATGCATCtttcttgttttcttaACTTGAGAAAATACTACAAATCTGATCAACCACCATACTGCTGTTTTATTGATAAGGACGATTTTACTATAGCATTAGCACATGCTATAAGTCGCCATTCTGGTCAAGTGCATAAGGATCGCATTTTAAATAGGCTTCTGGCTTTGGCCAGTGGACAACCacatatatttttgctatttacttttgaatGTTTGTACATATTTTCTCTAGTAATTGACCAGGAAACTTTGTCATCTTTTGAGCTTATTAATCAAGTTCCAACGAACTTTCCCAAAGGCGCTCTTCAACCTGACGGATTTATACCTATTTACAGGACCTCAAAACACGAATTTTACGATTATAAcatcattttattttttcaaaattccGCCCGTGAATACATGTTTAGTCTTACCGATTTCTTTTATAGTGACTTTGAGTTAAGAGTTAGTTACGATTTTTATGGACATGATTATCCCATAAAAAGCTTAACAAGAACCTCTAATGGTCATGGAATTGTATCCCGAGATGTTAATCGTATCTGTATGTTTCAATCATACATATCGCAAGACGGGAAAAATCAGTTAATTTGCAGGTTCAGATTATTACTTGGAGAATCTGACTTTATATTACCTCTTTATGCTGGTGAATATGCAGCAGTACTCAActtaaattctttaaaattatgGCATTGCAATGAAGCAATTCCTCCAACCCTTCTCTGTACATGTCGTCAAGTCCCTACTAGTCCGATAATAACCTTCTTTATTCTTCCTGTTCAAAACAACGATAATTCCGCCCTATGTGCTTTGACGGAAGGAGGCCATGCCTGGTTTTGGAGTGTCTCTAACGAAGCTCATGATGGTTCTGCTGTACTTCGGTTTATAGATCGGGTaaattttacaaagaatttaaatatcGCATCGGCTGTAGATGTCATGGGTTGGTCTTCTACTTTAAATTTGAGCAGTTTATCTTCATTTGATCAAGAGGTATTTCAATCAATATCAAAAGACGGTTTATTACAGACTTGGATGGCAAGAGTATTGGGAGACGATAAAGCGGAAATATCGGAAATTTCCAAAGTGCAAACTAGCATCAAATCTGCAACTATGATCAAAGGCTCAACATCCAAGAAAGTTGCTGTTGTATCTGAGAACAATCGTCGACTTTCAATTTTCGACACGCGTAGTTCAGAATTCTCTGAAAAGGAAGAATTTTCCTCTGTTTTTGATGATTATGGACCAATAAATGACTTGGATTGGACTTCTACTCCCAATTCCCATTCTATCTTGGCTGTTGGCTTTCTACATGATGTTATTCTTTTGTGCCAAAATCGCCGATCTTATATGAACGATATTCCATGTTGGTCTCGTATTCGTAGATACAATCTTTTAGAATAtacaaattcattaatatcTGACTCTTCTTGGTTGGATAATGGGACTTTAGTTACTGCCATTGGTAACggacttttttattttgataattCACTTCCCGAAGATCAGTCTTTACTGTTCCCTGCATCATTGAAACGTTCcgcaaaaaatatttttgatcTTGCATACCAGCTTAATGGAATTTTACCAGTTTTTCATCCTCAATTGTTGCAGCAGCTTTTACTTAGAAACCAACCCTTTCTATTTACTAATATTTTGCTAAGGTTTTACTTGTGTTTGAAAGATGATGTAGATATGCATTTTCTCTTAAATATGGACTGCAGTGAGTTTTACTGCTGTGACGAAGAAATTTCTAAAGaccttttaataaaaagtcTCAGCCAAAATTCTGCGGAAATTCTAAATCCTGCGGAATTGGATTTTGAAGAGACCAGTGTCTCAAAGCATTTAGGATTATACATTGATGAAATGATAAAGAAGTTGACTGcattattaaaagtaaagaaagtCAAAACCCTCACTCGATCATCTCAGTTTTTACTTCTTAATTTAATCGAGGCATTCAATAAGGCAAGAGCATTGCGAGATTCATTGGACCTCAACGGAAAAAGATATTGCATTATGCTAAACCAGTACGTTTTATCAAAACATCAACGTCAATTAACAAGCTTGCCCACCCGAGAGATGGCGTGGGCTTTTCATAGCTCTAACAAAGCTGTTCTGTTGGACCACACTAAAAAGCTTCATGGAAAACCATTGTTATGGAATGCTGTTGAAGAATATGCGATACCGTTTTGGCTAAATGAGCAGCTACTGAAAGATGTATTTTTAGAGCTGTCTCGCAATCATTACGCTGAGATTGACGATAGGAACCCAGAGAATGTTAGTTTATATCACATTGCTCTacacaaaataaatgtatttCGTGATCTTTGGCGTCTTGCTAGTTGGCATAAGGAATCAGCTCGAACGGTTAAGTTGCTTTCGAAtgacttttcaaaaaagaagtggAAAGTGGTTGCATCCAAGAATGCTTTTGCACTTTTAAGCAAGCACAGATATTTTTATGCTTCtgcattttttcttttggcaGATAGTTGCTATGATGCCGCAAAAGTATGTATCCgtaatttaaaaagcatTTCATTAGCCATCGCAATGACTCGAGTCTATGAAGGCGACGATGGTCCGACCTTAAAGAGGCTAATAAACGAGTATGTACTTCCTTTGGCTGTATCTCAAAACGATAGATGGCTCACCAATTGGAGTTTcactattttaaaacagGAAAAAAAGGCCTTGCAAAGTTTGGTATCTCCCATTCGCTCGCTGGTCAGCGATAATGACTTTATACAACTTTATACATCCGATAAAAACGACCAAGAAATTCacgaaaataaagattcACAACGAAATAGTACTAACGAACCCGTACGAAATAAGTTTCCGTCTGATGATCCTGCCTTCATTTTGTTATATGAATGTTTAAGATCCAGCAACGTGCAAATTGATGAAAGTCTTGAATATCGATTTGTTTTGCATAATGCTAATGTGTATTGCCAATTAGGATGTGACCTAATAGCACTTGGGCTTTTGCGTAATTggaaattccaaaaaaatcctGCAACTGCTCATCTTGAAACTGAGGATTATATGGTAACTGACAAGCAGTCTGCAGTGGAAAAAACTCACGACTCCCCCAAACTTGGAAAAACTCTTATGGGACAAGATATCCGGCCAACACCGGACGATGTCCCCgaatttaatgaatctGCGTTCAGCTTCGagtaa
- the hht3 gene encoding histone H3 h3.3: protein MARTKQTARKSTGGKAPRKQLASKAARKAAPATGGVKKPHRYRPGTVALREIRRYQKSTELLIRKLPFQRLVREIAQDFKTDLRFQSSAIGALQEAVEAYLVSLFEDTNLCAIHGKRVTIQPKDMQLARRLRGERS from the coding sequence ATGGCTCGTACTAAGCAAACTGCACGTAAATCAACTGGTGGTAAGGCTCCTCGTAAGCAACTTGCCTCTAAGGCTGCCCGTAAGGCTGCTCCCGCTACTGGTGGTGTTAAGAAGCCTCATCGTTATCGTCCCGGTACAGTCGCTCTTCGTGAAATTCGTCGTTATCAAAAGTCTACTGAACTTTTGATTCGTAAGCTACCTTTCCAACGCTTGGTCCGTGAAATCGCCCAAGATTTCAAGACTGACTTGCGTTTCCAGTCTTCTGCCATTGGTGCTCTCCAAGAAGCTGTTGAGGCCTATCTTGTCTCTCTATTTGAAGACACTAACTTGTGTGCTATTCACGGAAAGCGTGTAACTATTCAACCCAAGGATATGCAATTGGCTCGTCGTCTTCGCGGTGAACGCTCATAA
- the hhf3 gene encoding histone H4 h4.3, translating to MSGRGKGGKGLGKGGAKRHRKILRDNIQGITKPAIRRLARRGGVKRISALVYEETRAVLKLFLENVIRDAVTYTEHAKRKTVTSLDVVYSLKRQGRTIYGFGG from the coding sequence ATGTCTGGCCGTGGTAAAGGTGGAAAAGGTTTAGGAAAGGGTGGTGCCAAGCGTCACCGTAAGATCCTTCGTGACAATATTCAAGGTATTACTAAGCCTGCCATTCGTCGTCTTGCTCGTCGTGGTGGTGTTAAGCGTATTTCCGCTTTAGTTTACGAAGAGACTCGTGCTGTCCTCAAGCTCTTCTTGGAAAATGTTATTCGTGATGCTGTCACCTATACTGAGCATGCCAAGCGTAAGACTGTTACATCTTTGGATGTTGTCTACTCTTTGAAGCGTCAAGGCCGTACCATTTATGGTTTCGGTGGTTAA